Proteins encoded together in one Deinococcus hopiensis KR-140 window:
- a CDS encoding glycosyl hydrolase family 18 protein has product MSPRNRASLSARSSHLGLVLSAGLLLAACNGTTPNVTTQKSADSSTLQAQASTTPTATFSTSSAWDSGFGGVITLRNPTATAIKGWTLKFRFNGNAALTGTPWGAGGAVSKDSTGLYAITPNTWGGDTIPAGGAVTVSYDGTGTFSGVNTCTLNGNPCDGTTPPADTTAPTVSVTASPTGVTAAGTVNLSAAASDNVGVTKVEFYRGAILLSTDTTSPYTAADSVTSAQNGTQTYVAKAFDAAGNTRSASASVTVNIAGTTPPPPSGFKRVAYFSQWGIYGRNYQVKNIDTSGTAATLTHINYAFGNLYLQGSNYVCGEVTRAETGNGDGGDAFADYGKSFDAATSVDGAADTWSQPLKGNFNQLKKLKAKYPGLKALISLGGWTWSKHFSEAASTDAGRKALVSSCIDLYIRGNLPVVDGAGGAGAAAGVFDGIDIDWEYPGGGGLPTNSVSAQDNQNFTLLLQEFRRQLNAYKPGLLLTIAAPGGPDKIANQSPSAYKDAVDWVNLMTYDFRGAWDATGPTNFHSNLYPDPQSPGVAPAKTYSVDSTVQAFLNAGMPANKLVVGIPFYGRGWTGVPSTNNGLYQSATGAAHGTYENGYEDFKVLKDAPGTVYRSSVTGQMWKYDGTNFWSYDDPQVITTKTAYIKQKGLGGAMAWSLDGDDSTGTLAKAIANGLK; this is encoded by the coding sequence ATGTCTCCACGAAACCGCGCTTCCCTGTCTGCCCGTTCTTCTCACCTCGGCCTGGTGCTCTCAGCCGGCCTGCTGCTCGCCGCCTGTAACGGCACCACGCCCAACGTCACGACCCAGAAGTCGGCCGACTCCTCTACCTTGCAGGCGCAGGCGAGCACGACACCGACAGCGACGTTCAGCACGAGCAGCGCGTGGGACAGCGGCTTTGGCGGCGTGATCACCCTGCGTAACCCCACCGCCACGGCCATCAAAGGCTGGACCCTCAAATTCAGGTTCAACGGCAACGCCGCCCTCACCGGTACCCCCTGGGGTGCCGGCGGCGCCGTCTCCAAAGACAGTACCGGCCTCTACGCCATCACCCCCAACACCTGGGGCGGCGACACCATCCCCGCTGGAGGCGCGGTCACCGTCTCCTACGACGGCACCGGCACCTTCAGCGGCGTAAACACCTGCACCCTCAACGGCAATCCCTGCGACGGCACCACCCCCCCCGCAGACACCACCGCTCCCACGGTCAGCGTCACGGCCAGCCCGACGGGCGTGACGGCGGCCGGAACGGTGAACCTGAGCGCGGCGGCGAGCGACAACGTGGGGGTGACGAAAGTGGAGTTCTACCGGGGCGCAATCCTGCTGAGCACCGACACCACCTCGCCCTACACGGCGGCGGACAGCGTGACTTCGGCGCAGAACGGGACGCAGACGTACGTGGCCAAAGCCTTCGACGCCGCCGGAAATACCAGGTCCGCCTCCGCCAGCGTCACCGTTAACATCGCTGGCACCACGCCTCCCCCGCCCAGCGGCTTCAAGCGTGTGGCGTACTTCAGCCAGTGGGGCATCTACGGCCGCAACTATCAGGTCAAGAACATCGACACCTCGGGGACGGCGGCCACGCTGACGCACATCAACTATGCGTTCGGCAACCTCTACCTGCAGGGCAGCAACTACGTGTGCGGTGAAGTCACGCGCGCCGAGACGGGCAACGGCGACGGCGGCGACGCCTTCGCGGATTACGGCAAGAGCTTCGACGCGGCGACGAGCGTGGATGGTGCGGCGGATACCTGGAGCCAGCCGCTGAAGGGCAATTTCAACCAACTCAAGAAGCTCAAGGCGAAGTACCCAGGCCTCAAGGCCCTGATCAGCCTGGGCGGCTGGACCTGGAGCAAGCACTTCTCGGAAGCGGCCAGCACCGACGCGGGGCGCAAGGCGCTGGTTTCCTCGTGCATCGACCTGTACATCAGGGGCAACCTGCCGGTGGTTGACGGGGCGGGCGGCGCCGGAGCGGCAGCGGGGGTCTTTGACGGCATCGACATCGACTGGGAATACCCCGGTGGCGGCGGCCTGCCCACCAACAGTGTGAGCGCGCAGGACAACCAGAACTTCACGCTGCTGCTGCAGGAATTCCGCCGTCAGCTCAACGCCTACAAGCCGGGGTTGCTGCTGACCATCGCCGCGCCCGGCGGACCCGACAAGATCGCCAACCAGAGCCCCTCGGCGTATAAGGACGCGGTGGACTGGGTCAACCTGATGACCTACGACTTCCGCGGCGCGTGGGACGCCACCGGCCCCACCAACTTCCACTCCAACCTGTACCCCGATCCCCAGAGCCCCGGCGTGGCCCCCGCCAAGACCTACTCGGTAGACAGCACCGTGCAGGCGTTCCTGAACGCCGGAATGCCCGCAAACAAACTGGTGGTCGGCATTCCCTTCTACGGACGCGGCTGGACCGGCGTACCGAGCACCAACAACGGCCTGTACCAGTCGGCCACGGGAGCGGCCCACGGCACCTACGAGAACGGCTACGAGGACTTCAAGGTTCTCAAGGACGCCCCCGGCACCGTGTACCGCAGCTCCGTGACCGGACAGATGTGGAAGTACGACGGCACCAACTTCTGGAGTTACGACGATCCGCAGGTGATCACTACCAAGACGGCCTACATCAAGCAAAAGGGCTTGGGCGGCGCGATGGCGTGGTCGCTCGACGGCGACGACAGCACCGGCACCCTCGCCAAAGCGATTGCCAACGGCCTGAAGTAA
- the pdxH gene encoding pyridoxamine 5'-phosphate oxidase translates to MSDSTSPDLTALRLNYTRGELRRADLNPDPLGQFQGWLEEALRDKLREPYALSLATVGASGRPSVRTVLLRGADERGLTFYTNYDSRKGRDLAANPQAEVLFHWAEHERQVRAYGPVTRVSKEESTAYFHARPYQSQLAAHASDPQSAPVENRAALEQKFAELCGRYPEGSPVPKPGFWGGYRVEVREWEFWQGRRNRMHDRFRYTREGEGWRTERLMP, encoded by the coding sequence ATGTCCGACTCCACCTCCCCCGATCTCACCGCCCTGCGCCTGAACTACACCCGGGGCGAGTTGCGCCGTGCGGACCTGAATCCTGATCCCCTCGGGCAATTCCAGGGCTGGCTGGAGGAAGCCCTGCGGGACAAGCTGCGCGAGCCCTACGCCCTGAGTCTCGCCACGGTGGGGGCTTCTGGGCGGCCCAGCGTTCGCACGGTGCTGCTGCGGGGCGCGGATGAGCGGGGGCTGACCTTCTACACCAACTACGACTCGCGCAAGGGGCGCGACCTGGCCGCGAACCCGCAGGCCGAGGTGCTGTTTCACTGGGCCGAACACGAGCGGCAGGTGCGCGCCTACGGCCCCGTCACGCGCGTGTCCAAGGAGGAAAGCACCGCCTATTTCCACGCCCGCCCCTACCAGAGTCAGCTCGCAGCGCACGCCAGCGATCCCCAGAGCGCGCCCGTTGAAAACCGCGCCGCGCTGGAACAGAAGTTTGCCGAGTTGTGCGGGCGCTACCCGGAAGGCAGCCCTGTTCCCAAGCCCGGTTTCTGGGGCGGCTACCGGGTGGAGGTGCGGGAGTGGGAGTTTTGGCAGGGTCGCCGCAACCGCATGCACGACCGCTTCCGCTATACCCGGGAGGGGGAAGGCTGGCGCACCGAACGGCTGATGCCCTGA
- a CDS encoding DNA-formamidopyrimidine glycosylase, whose translation MPELPEVETTRRKIEPLLLGRTLLTVAHDAPHRYRDTHLAHGRRVSGLSRRGKYLMLHLAAQEAAQGEEHDLELIVHLGMTGGFRLEEGPHTRVTLTTDAGTLYFNDPRRFGKMAVVPRGYYVGMPTLEAMGPEPLSDDFEEEAFARLAAQAGAVKPWLLSQKPVSGVGNIYADEALWRARLHPAQTRLTRDEAGRLYQAVREVLGEAVEAGGSTLRDYAQHDGELGAFQGRHAVYGRGGQPCPRCGATIQKIVLGQRGTHFCPQCQVIRSAVERAERGESRV comes from the coding sequence GTGCCGGAGCTTCCCGAGGTAGAAACCACCCGCCGCAAAATCGAGCCGTTGCTGCTGGGGCGTACCCTCCTGACTGTCGCCCACGACGCGCCGCACCGCTACCGCGACACGCACCTCGCGCATGGCCGCCGGGTCAGCGGTCTTTCGCGCCGGGGCAAGTACCTGATGCTGCACCTTGCCGCGCAGGAGGCGGCACAAGGGGAGGAACACGACCTCGAACTGATCGTGCATCTGGGCATGACGGGCGGCTTCCGGCTGGAGGAAGGGCCACACACCCGCGTGACCCTCACCACCGACGCGGGAACGCTGTACTTCAACGATCCACGCCGTTTCGGCAAGATGGCGGTGGTGCCGCGCGGGTACTACGTGGGGATGCCCACCCTGGAAGCGATGGGTCCCGAGCCCCTCTCGGACGACTTCGAGGAAGAGGCCTTCGCCCGCCTCGCGGCGCAGGCGGGGGCTGTCAAGCCCTGGTTGCTCTCGCAAAAGCCCGTCAGCGGTGTGGGCAACATCTATGCCGACGAGGCCCTGTGGCGTGCCCGCCTCCACCCCGCCCAGACCCGGCTGACCCGGGACGAGGCCGGGCGGCTCTACCAGGCCGTCCGCGAGGTTCTGGGTGAAGCGGTGGAAGCGGGCGGCAGCACGCTGCGCGACTACGCCCAGCACGACGGCGAACTCGGGGCTTTTCAGGGCCGTCACGCCGTGTATGGCCGGGGCGGCCAGCCCTGCCCCCGCTGCGGCGCCACAATACAAAAAATCGTGCTGGGTCAGCGGGGAACGCATTTCTGCCCGCAGTGTCAGGTGATACGGAGCGCAGTGGAGCGTGCAGAGCGCGGGGAGAGCAGGGTTTAA
- a CDS encoding pyroglutamyl-peptidase I, translated as MSTLLLTGFEPFHTHPVNPSAEAAKALNGAQVGRLRVSSALLPVEPHAAAHALRSHLDQLQPDAVLLTGLAAGRPHVTLERVAVNVMDFAIPDNAGQTYRDAPASTDAHAPAAYFSTLPLRPMLAAWREAELPGSISNSAGLYVCNHVMYQALHALARADRGGVPCGFLHLPASAVVALAVPEDRPPLPYLPQAEITRAVQVAAETVAATLRV; from the coding sequence ATGTCCACCCTGCTGCTGACTGGCTTCGAGCCGTTTCACACCCATCCCGTCAATCCCAGTGCGGAGGCTGCGAAGGCCCTGAATGGGGCCCAGGTGGGGAGGTTGCGCGTCTCCTCGGCGCTGCTTCCGGTGGAGCCCCACGCGGCGGCCCACGCCCTGCGCTCACATCTGGATCAGCTGCAGCCGGACGCCGTGCTGCTGACCGGCCTGGCAGCCGGCCGTCCGCACGTCACGCTGGAACGGGTGGCGGTGAACGTCATGGACTTTGCCATCCCGGACAACGCGGGGCAGACCTACCGCGACGCGCCCGCCAGCACCGACGCGCACGCCCCTGCCGCCTACTTCAGCACCCTCCCTCTGCGGCCCATGCTGGCCGCCTGGCGGGAGGCGGAACTTCCCGGCAGCATCAGCAACTCGGCGGGGCTATACGTGTGCAACCACGTGATGTATCAGGCCCTCCATGCCCTCGCCCGCGCCGACCGTGGCGGCGTGCCCTGCGGCTTCCTGCACCTGCCCGCCAGCGCAGTGGTGGCCCTCGCTGTGCCGGAGGACCGCCCGCCCCTCCCCTATCTGCCGCAGGCAGAGATCACGCGGGCGGTGCAGGTGGCGGCGGAGACGGTGGCCGCTACGCTCAGGGTCTGA